The following are encoded in a window of Syngnathoides biaculeatus isolate LvHL_M chromosome 3, ASM1980259v1, whole genome shotgun sequence genomic DNA:
- the LOC133497549 gene encoding uncharacterized protein LOC133497549 isoform X1 yields the protein MLRGSMRAELFVEDPRRGPLWSKRSQIPDAVFKIPMDSPAADVPQLLVSLPRIKEEEDEPQWKEEKQNDSSCIKEEKDELDISQVGGERVEGSRAKEEEDEEAAISSVLPSRVTGTEPEVGPSQLAASPRQSEVDGLVPPLTDSPETGAERRETSYSCRRSPEGLTRRTLLESHMRMHTPKEQSSRSLCSRKLKSHVRAREGEKPLLCSALCGEGLCHDCGFTEHRRSQLGKNCALCAESLASKCNLNIHTRRHGGKKPFSHRKEFGNTHTLVSRTRSHAGEKPFSCTACAKTRRNGKARVRRQHAAENPLDCSICGESFTLKRHLTAQSKSHVRKKPFCCSVCARAFVYKSRLKTHLEKHTAEELAPYYRRERERTRKKSRKFKLQPRAKASSQYCCVPLCHASARYNGVLSYFSFPADEEIRRRWTVAIRRDNYRVTNHSWVCSRHFQKEDVRGPASEKGRRGLKRGAVPVLFEWNNYSFPSGRPEEATADREHAVSWPADAGQKSNPPAGNPPAATEVAKVGTSCPSGGRRFLCENRLRGSGGQNLSEASPSEGGASDAFGDWKILKEEAKPPLKETNVKVRTSLLPTSACGISVGLMQLVDGVLKPLRGTVLPLWVKKGSDAEELRHAALRRLRAFIQNFPSAPCVVLYRDGSKVVNIAATKNRFSLEDHKKAAGKAYQRITLYVCTADDFLAYSQTSATRSEDSHPEAAVTGSDGFAPRSIIQLK from the exons ATGCTGCGTGGATCAATGAGGGCAGAACTGTTTGTGGAGGACCCGCGACGAGGACCCTTGTGGAGCAAAAGAAGCCAAATCCCGGACGCTGTTTTTAAGATTCCGATGGACTCGCCCGCAGCAG ATGTCCCGCAACTGCTGGTGAGCCTCCCCCGcattaaagaggaagaagacgaaCCGCAGTGGAAGGAAGAGAAGCAAAACGATTCCTCCTGcatcaaagaggaaaaggacgAATTGGACATCAGTCAGGTCGGCGGCGAGCGTGTTGAAGGTTCGCGCgcgaaggaggaggaagacgaggaggcCGCCATCAGCTCGGTCCTGCCCAGTCGCGTCACTGGAACGGAACCAGAAGTTGGACCGTCGCAGCTTGCTGCCAGTCCACGTCAATCGGAAGTAGACGGTCTCGTACCTCCGCTGACGGACTCTCCTGAAACGGGCGCCGAAAGGAGAGAAACGTCGTACAGTTGTCGGCGCTCCCCGGAAGGGTTGACGAGGAGGACGCTTTTGGAGTCGCACATGAGAATGCACACGCCAAAGGAACAGTCGTCTCGCTCGCTTTGCTCTCGGAAGTTGAAGTCACACGTCAGGGCACGCGAGGGAGAGAAACCACTTCTTTGCTCTGCTCTCTGCGGCGAAGGACTCTGTCACGATTGCGGTTTTACTGAGCACAGGAGGTCGCAACTTGGAAAAAATTGTGCCCTTTGTGCCGAGTCGCTCGCTTCCAAGTGCAACTTGAACATCCACACGAGAAGGCACGGCGGGAAGAAACCCTTTTCTCACCGCAAAGAATTcggcaacacacacactttggtcAGCCGCACGAGGTCACACGCAGGAGAAAAGCCTTTTTCTTGTACCGCTTGCGCTAAGACGCGGCGCAACGGGAAGGCCCGCGTGCGGCGACAACACGCTGCAGAGAATCCATTGGATTGCTCAATTTGTGGGGAAAGCTTCACTCTGAAACGTCATCTGACTGCACAATCGAAATCACACGTGAGAAAGAAACCCTTTTGCTGCTCGGTGTGCGCgcgggcctttgtttacaaaagCAGATTGAAGACGCACTTGGAAAAACACACCGCGGAGGAACTGGCCCCTTATTACCGGCGCGAGCGTGAGCGCACCCGAAAGAAAAGCAGAAAGTTCAAGTTGCAGCCGAGAGCCAAAGCTTCTTCCCAGTATTGCTGCGTGCCTTTGTGCCACGCGTCTGCTCGGTACAACGGCGTTCTGAGTTATTTCTCGTTTCCCGCCGATGAGGAGATCCGACGTCGGTGGACGGTCGCCATCCGCAGGGACAACTACCGCGTGACGAATCACAGTTGGGTGTGCAGCCGCCATTTTCAAAAAGAGGACGTGCGCGGGCCGGCGTCGGAGAAAGGACGGCGAGGGCTAAAAAGAGGAGCCGTCCCCGTCCTGTTCGAGTGGAACAACTACTCCTTCCCCTCTGGGAGACCGGAAGAAGCGACAGCCGACCGCGAACACGCCGTCAGTTGGCCGGCCGACgccgggcaaaagagcaacCCTCCCGCGGGAAATCCGCCGGCCGCGACGGAAGTGGCGAAG GTCGGGACGTCTTGTCCTTCTGGCGGTCGCCGGTTCCTCTGTGAAAACCGGCTCCGCGGGTCCGGCGGCCAAAACCTTTCGGAAGCGAGCCCGAGCGAAG GAGGCGCGTCGGACGCCTTTGGAGATTGGAAGATTCTGAAAGAGGAAGCGAAGCCTCCGCTGAAAGAAACTAACGTGAAGGTCAGGACGTCGCTGCTGCCCACGAGCGCCTGCGGA aTTTCGGTGGGCCTGATGCAGCTGGTCGACGGCGTCCTGAAACCTTTGCGGGGGACGGTCCTCCCCCTGTGGGTCAAAAAGGGCTCGGACGCCGAGGAACTGCGACACGCGGCGCTGCGAAGGCTGCGGGCCTTCATCCAGAACTTCCCGAGCGCTCCCTGCGTTGTGCTGTACCGCGACGGTTCGAAGGTCGTAAATATTGCGGCGACAAAGAACCGATTCTCGTTGGAAGACCACAAGAAGGCCGCGGGGAAGGCGTACCAACGCATCACGTTGTACGTTTGCACGGCGGACGACTTCCTCGCCTACT CTCAGACGAGCGCCACCCGTTCCGAGGATTCCCATCCCGAGGCGGCCGTGACGGGCTCGGACGGTTTTGCGCCGCGCTCCATAATCCAGTTGAAATGA
- the LOC133497653 gene encoding chymotrypsin B-like, whose translation MAVLWIISCFALLGAAYGCGTPAIPPEVSGYARIVNGEEAVPHSWPWQVSLQQSNGFHFCGGSLINENWVVTAAHCNVRTYHRVVAGEHDKGYGSGEVVQVLRPARVFTHPRWNPRTINNDIALIKLSSPARMGTNVSPVCLAATADEFAPGMTCVTSGWGLTRYNAPNTPNKLQQAALPLLSNEQCKRHWGSNISDVMICAGADGATSCMGDSGGPLVCEKDNAWTLVGIVSWGSSRCSTSTPAVYARVTELRAWVDQTLANN comes from the exons ATGGCCGTCCTCTGGATCATCTCCTGCTTTGCCCTCCTCGGCGCCGCCTACG GTTGCGGAACGCCCGCCATTCCTCCCGAGGTGAGCGGCTACGCTCGCATCGTCAACGGCGAGGAGGCCGTCCCGCACTCGTGGCCCTGGCAGGTGTCTCTGCAG CAATCCAACGGtttccacttctgcggcggctCCCTGATCAACGAGAACTGGGTGGTGACCGCCGCCCACTGCAACGTCAG GACTTACCACCGCGTGGTGGCAGGCGAGCACGATAAGGGCTACGGCTCTGGCGAGGTGGTGCAGGTCCTGCGCCCCGCCAGGGTGTTCACGCACCCCCGCTGGAACCCACGCACCATCAACAACGACATCGCACTCATCAAGCTGAGCTCGCCCGCCCGCATGGGCACCAACGTGTCGCCCGTCTGCCTGGCCGCGACCGCCGACGAATTTGCCCCGGGCATGACCTGCGTCACCTCCGGTTGGGGTCTGACCAGATACAACG CCCCGAACACTCCCAACAAACTCCAGCAGGCGGCGCTGCCTCTTCTTTCCAACGAGCAGTGCAAGCGTCACTGGGGCAGCAACATCTCCGATGTGATGATCTGCGCCGGAGCTGACGGTGCTACCTCCTGCATG GGCGACTCCGGCGGCCCCCTGGTGTGCGAGAAGGACAACGCGTGGACCCTGGTGGGCATCGTGTCCTGGGGAAGCAGCCGCTGCTCCACGTCCACGCCCGCCGTCTACGCCCGCGTCACCGAGCTGCGCGCTTGGGTGGACCAGACCCTCGCCAACAACTGA
- the LOC133497549 gene encoding zinc finger protein 62 homolog isoform X2 — MLRGSMRAELFVEDPRRGPLWSKRSQIPDAVFKIPMDSPAADVPQLLVSLPRIKEEEDEPQWKEEKQNDSSCIKEEKDELDISQVGGERVEGSRAKEEEDEEAAISSVLPSRVTGTEPEVGPSQLAASPRQSEVDGLVPPLTDSPETGAERRETSYSCRRSPEGLTRRTLLESHMRMHTPKEQSSRSLCSRKLKSHVRAREGEKPLLCSALCGEGLCHDCGFTEHRRSQLGKNCALCAESLASKCNLNIHTRRHGGKKPFSHRKEFGNTHTLVSRTRSHAGEKPFSCTACAKTRRNGKARVRRQHAAENPLDCSICGESFTLKRHLTAQSKSHVRKKPFCCSVCARAFVYKSRLKTHLEKHTAEELAPYYRRERERTRKKSRKFKLQPRAKASSQYCCVPLCHASARYNGVLSYFSFPADEEIRRRWTVAIRRDNYRVTNHSWVCSRHFQKEDVRGPASEKGRRGLKRGAVPVLFEWNNYSFPSGRPEEATADREHAVSWPADAGQKSNPPAGNPPAATEVAKVGTSCPSGGRRFLCENRLRGSGGQNLSEASPSEGGASDAFGDWKILKEEAKPPLKETNVKISVGLMQLVDGVLKPLRGTVLPLWVKKGSDAEELRHAALRRLRAFIQNFPSAPCVVLYRDGSKVVNIAATKNRFSLEDHKKAAGKAYQRITLYVCTADDFLAYSQTSATRSEDSHPEAAVTGSDGFAPRSIIQLK; from the exons ATGCTGCGTGGATCAATGAGGGCAGAACTGTTTGTGGAGGACCCGCGACGAGGACCCTTGTGGAGCAAAAGAAGCCAAATCCCGGACGCTGTTTTTAAGATTCCGATGGACTCGCCCGCAGCAG ATGTCCCGCAACTGCTGGTGAGCCTCCCCCGcattaaagaggaagaagacgaaCCGCAGTGGAAGGAAGAGAAGCAAAACGATTCCTCCTGcatcaaagaggaaaaggacgAATTGGACATCAGTCAGGTCGGCGGCGAGCGTGTTGAAGGTTCGCGCgcgaaggaggaggaagacgaggaggcCGCCATCAGCTCGGTCCTGCCCAGTCGCGTCACTGGAACGGAACCAGAAGTTGGACCGTCGCAGCTTGCTGCCAGTCCACGTCAATCGGAAGTAGACGGTCTCGTACCTCCGCTGACGGACTCTCCTGAAACGGGCGCCGAAAGGAGAGAAACGTCGTACAGTTGTCGGCGCTCCCCGGAAGGGTTGACGAGGAGGACGCTTTTGGAGTCGCACATGAGAATGCACACGCCAAAGGAACAGTCGTCTCGCTCGCTTTGCTCTCGGAAGTTGAAGTCACACGTCAGGGCACGCGAGGGAGAGAAACCACTTCTTTGCTCTGCTCTCTGCGGCGAAGGACTCTGTCACGATTGCGGTTTTACTGAGCACAGGAGGTCGCAACTTGGAAAAAATTGTGCCCTTTGTGCCGAGTCGCTCGCTTCCAAGTGCAACTTGAACATCCACACGAGAAGGCACGGCGGGAAGAAACCCTTTTCTCACCGCAAAGAATTcggcaacacacacactttggtcAGCCGCACGAGGTCACACGCAGGAGAAAAGCCTTTTTCTTGTACCGCTTGCGCTAAGACGCGGCGCAACGGGAAGGCCCGCGTGCGGCGACAACACGCTGCAGAGAATCCATTGGATTGCTCAATTTGTGGGGAAAGCTTCACTCTGAAACGTCATCTGACTGCACAATCGAAATCACACGTGAGAAAGAAACCCTTTTGCTGCTCGGTGTGCGCgcgggcctttgtttacaaaagCAGATTGAAGACGCACTTGGAAAAACACACCGCGGAGGAACTGGCCCCTTATTACCGGCGCGAGCGTGAGCGCACCCGAAAGAAAAGCAGAAAGTTCAAGTTGCAGCCGAGAGCCAAAGCTTCTTCCCAGTATTGCTGCGTGCCTTTGTGCCACGCGTCTGCTCGGTACAACGGCGTTCTGAGTTATTTCTCGTTTCCCGCCGATGAGGAGATCCGACGTCGGTGGACGGTCGCCATCCGCAGGGACAACTACCGCGTGACGAATCACAGTTGGGTGTGCAGCCGCCATTTTCAAAAAGAGGACGTGCGCGGGCCGGCGTCGGAGAAAGGACGGCGAGGGCTAAAAAGAGGAGCCGTCCCCGTCCTGTTCGAGTGGAACAACTACTCCTTCCCCTCTGGGAGACCGGAAGAAGCGACAGCCGACCGCGAACACGCCGTCAGTTGGCCGGCCGACgccgggcaaaagagcaacCCTCCCGCGGGAAATCCGCCGGCCGCGACGGAAGTGGCGAAG GTCGGGACGTCTTGTCCTTCTGGCGGTCGCCGGTTCCTCTGTGAAAACCGGCTCCGCGGGTCCGGCGGCCAAAACCTTTCGGAAGCGAGCCCGAGCGAAG GAGGCGCGTCGGACGCCTTTGGAGATTGGAAGATTCTGAAAGAGGAAGCGAAGCCTCCGCTGAAAGAAACTAACGTGAAG aTTTCGGTGGGCCTGATGCAGCTGGTCGACGGCGTCCTGAAACCTTTGCGGGGGACGGTCCTCCCCCTGTGGGTCAAAAAGGGCTCGGACGCCGAGGAACTGCGACACGCGGCGCTGCGAAGGCTGCGGGCCTTCATCCAGAACTTCCCGAGCGCTCCCTGCGTTGTGCTGTACCGCGACGGTTCGAAGGTCGTAAATATTGCGGCGACAAAGAACCGATTCTCGTTGGAAGACCACAAGAAGGCCGCGGGGAAGGCGTACCAACGCATCACGTTGTACGTTTGCACGGCGGACGACTTCCTCGCCTACT CTCAGACGAGCGCCACCCGTTCCGAGGATTCCCATCCCGAGGCGGCCGTGACGGGCTCGGACGGTTTTGCGCCGCGCTCCATAATCCAGTTGAAATGA
- the LOC133497613 gene encoding gastrula zinc finger protein XlCGF52.1-like, with amino-acid sequence MDSHSADARPLRIKKEEAEPETPPVKEEDENPQRPRGFKREGGGEESPHIKEEKEDVDVSQGLGERLEGLRGKREEGEADIGHLPLIRVIVKAEGDDQAESSLLQRSRSESEADGEAREKPFACPFCAKGFTRRTHLKSHVMTHTGEKPFPCSDCSQKFSSKSNLKSHMRTHTGEKPFPCPICSERFPRKHTLMEHMRTHTGEKPFPCAVCHQTFSSKSNLKAHTRRHTGEKPFECLACGEGFTTKAILLAHTRKHTGEKPFTCSICGERFTRKDTLTVHTRTHTGEKPFPCSVCRQMYSSKCSLKIHMRRHTGERPFDCSVCDESYATKAILVAHMRTHTGEKPFSCSECAQTFAHKCNLKTHMRKHAAVEKFMTCPQGCNHRFSSPVEADNHRCAAEKTANH; translated from the exons ATGGACTCGCACTCTGCAG ACGCCAGACCCCTTCGCATCAAAAAGGAAGAAGCCGAACCGGAGACCCCTCCGGTTAAGGAGGAAGATGAGAATCCGCAGCGGCCCCGTGGCTTCAAAAGGGAAGGCGGGGGAGAAGAGTCTCCGCAcatcaaagaagaaaaagaggacgtGGACGTCAGTCAGGGGCTCGGAGAGCGTCTTGAAGGTCTGCGTGGGAAACGGGAGGAAGGGGAGGCTGACATCGGCCATCTTCCTCTCATTCGTGTCATTGTGAAGGCTGAAGGCGACGACCAAGCGGAGTCTTCGCTGCTCCAGCGCAGTCGAAGCGAGTCGGAAGCGGACGGCGAGGCcagagagaaaccttttgcgtGTCCGTTTTGCGCCAAGGGATTCACTCGAAGGACGCATTTAAAGTCACACGTGATGACgcacaccggagagaaacccTTTCCTTGCTCGGATTGTTCGCAGAAGTTCTCCTCCAAAAGCAACCTGAAGTCacacatgagaacgcacaccggggagaaaccgTTTCCTTGCCCGATTTGCAGCGAACGATTCCCTCGGAAACACACGCTGATGGAGCACATGAGGacgcacacgggagaaaaaccttttcccTGTGCCGTTTGCCACCAGACCTTCTCTTCCAAGAGCAACTTGAAGGCCCACACGAGAAGACACACGGGCGAGAAACCTTTCGAATGCTTAGCCTGTGGTGAAGGCTTCACCACAAAAGCCATTTTGTTGGCACACACCCGAAaacacaccggagagaaacccTTCACCTGCTCAATTTGCGGCGAAAGATTCACCCGGAAGGACACTTTGACGGTCCACACGAGgacacacacgggagaaaaaccttttcccTGTTCAGTTTGCCGGCAAATGTACTCGTCCAAGTGCAGTTTGAAGATACACATGAGGAGACACACCGGCGAGAGACCGTTTGACTGTTCTGTGTGCGACGAAAGCTACGCGACCAAAGCCATTTTGGTGGCGCACATGAGAACGCACACGGGGGAAAAACCATTTTCCTGCTCTGAGTGCGCTCAAACCTTTGCTCATAAGTGCAACTTGAAGACGCACATGAGGAAACACGCTGCCGTGGAGAAATTCATGACTTGTCCTCAGGGATGCAATCACAGGTTTTCTTCTCCGGTGGAGGCGGACAACCACCGGTGTGCTGCGGAGAAGACTGCCAATCACTGA
- the LOC133497593 gene encoding gastrula zinc finger protein XlCGF57.1-like, translated as MDPRPADDVPRHWKDEDEEPPFVKEEEQDVDINQEVICVIVKSEDDEEDEGARRRPCEVAPGGEEHSKGDQLFKCSQCDKTFGYKRNLTAHLRSHTGGKTFACSFCGRGFRRKAHMVAHMRTHTGEKPFSCSMCDGKFNTRSTLNQHLRTHTGEKPHTCSFCGERFAQRGQMVSHTRTHTGEKPFSCSQCGASYSLRSALVHHLRTHTGERPFSCSVCGKTFSRKITLKEHTRTHTGEKPFSCTVCDMSFSYQTTLIRHVKTHSDEKPFSCSVCAKRFNAKRSLKTHVRTHTGEKPFACSACNSSFSSQTSLARHAQTHTGEKPFICSVCGQTFSQKSTLVKHTRTHTGEKPFACSSCGQAFAEKSSLMSHNRTHTHEKPFPCDVCGESFAQRGNLLAHGRTHSGEKPFACLVCAKRFTRKNSLLIHTRQHTGEKPFACHGCREKFTYKFQLDKHVCSGNKTHS; from the exons ATGGACCCGCGCCCAGCAG ACGACGTCCCCCGTCACTGGAAAGATGAAGACGAGGAGCCGCCCTTCGTCAAAGAAGAAGAGCAGGACGTGGACATCAACCAGGAGGTGATTTGTGTCATCGTGAAGAGCGAAGATGACGAAGAAGATGAAGGCGCTCGGAGGAGGCCGTGCGAAGTCGCTCCTGGCGGCGAAGAGCACTCCAAAGGCGATCAACTCTTCAAATGTTCTCAGTGCGACAAAACCTTTGGCTACAAGAGGAACTTAACGGCGCACCTGAGGAGTCACACGGGGGGCAAAACCTTCGCGTGCTCCTTTTGCGGTCGAGGATTCCGCCGCAAAGCGCACATGGTCGCGCACATGAGAACGCATACCGGCGAGAAGCCTTTCTCCTGCTCCATGTGCGACGGCAAATTCAATACCAGATCCACGCTAAACCAGCACCTGAGGACACACACGGGAGAGAAACCTCACACGTGTTCGTTTTGTGGCGAACGATTCGCCCAAAGGGGCCAAATGGTGTCGCACACCAGGACCCACACGGGCGAAAAACCGTTCTCATGTTCCCAGTGCGGCGCCAGTTACAGCCTCCGCTCGGCGTTGGTCCATCACCTGAGAACGCACACGGGGGAGAGACCCTTCTCCTGCTCCGTCTGCGGGAAGACTTTCTCCAGGAAGATCACCTTGAAAGAACACACCAGgacgcacactggtgagaaacctttctcATGCACCGTGTGCGACATGAGCTTCAGCTACCAAACGACTCTAATCCGACACGTGAAGACGCACTCCGATGAGAAACCGTTCTCCTGCTCCGTGTGCGCCAAAAGGTTCAACGCGAAGAGAAGCTTGAAAACACACGTGCGGACACACACGGGAGAGAAACCGTTTGCGTGTTCCGCGTGCAATAGCAGTTTCAGCTCACAGACATCTCTGGCCAGACACGCCCAGACACACACGGGGGAAAAACCTTTCATTTGCTCTGTGTGCGGTCAAACCTTCTCCCAAAAAAGCACCTTAGTGAAGCACACCCGAACTCACACGGGCGAGAAACCCTTTGCGTGCTCGTCCTGCGGCCAAGCCTTTGCCGAAAAGAGCAGCTTGATGTCGCACAACCGGACGCACACGCACGAGAAGCCGTTTCCCTGCGACGTTTGCGGGGAAAGCTTCGCCCAGAGGGGCAACCTGTTGGCCCACGGCAGGACGCACAGCGGCGAGAAACCCTTCGCTTGCCTGGTTTGTGCCAAAAGGTTCACCAGGAAAAACAGTCTGCTCATCCACACCAGGCAGCACACGGGAGAGAAACCCTTCGCTTGCCACGGCTGCCGGGAAAAGTTCACGTATAAGTTCCAGCTCGACAAACACGTCTGCTCGGGGAACAAAACACATTCTTGA
- the LOC133497606 gene encoding oocyte zinc finger protein XlCOF6.1-like encodes MCKVKMLREAVNRRLGAAVEEIFALLEKTIGEYEEELAAAKLENRRQRQALDALLTTDVRREVPVKRRRHERRSGSEEAQEPRPAPVKEETPRVDDGDRAELLEGPPRDQAHGDAAELPVTLVVVKSEDDVAAARRAGFRDSASVERRAAASADGGEEEDNKADDKVFKCSQCHKSFSHQKNLKRHSRCHAGEKLISCSFCAQKFSQREHLLEHGRVHAGDKPFSCSVCHMTFRFHSTFVNHMRTHTGEKPFSCQLCHVSFGVHSSLLRHARTHSGEKPFACSFCDKKFPRKTSLKEHTRIHTGEKPFSCSRCDMTFRFRSKLVNHVRTHTGERPFACSVCGKTFAQKEHLRIHTVTHTGEKAFSCSVCRQRFSAKSSLVTHMRTHTGEKPFGCRLCRLKFAYKYQLDKHVCACGESSGARTHCDV; translated from the exons ATGTGCAAGGTGAAGATGCTGCGGGAGGCGGTGAACCGGCGGCTGGGCGCGGCCGTGGAGGAGATCTTCGCGCTGCTGGAGAAAACCATCGGCGAGTACGAGGAGGAACTTGCCGCAGCAAAACTGGAGAACCGGCGACAGCGTCAAGCCCTCGACGCTCTGCTGACGACAG ACGTCCGTCGAGAAGTTCCCGTCAAGAGGCGCCGGCACGAGCGCCGCTCTGGGTCCGAGGAGGCCCAGGAGCCCCGTCCCGCCCCCGTGAAAGAGGAAACCCCGCGTGTTGACGACGGGGACCGGGCGGAGCTGTTGGAGGGGCCGCCTCGGGACCAGGCCCACGGCGACGCCGCGGAACTTCCGGTGACGCTTGTCGTCGTGAAGAGCGAAGACGATGTCGCGGCAGCGCGGCGGGCGGGCTTCCGGGACAGCGCGAGTGTGGAGAGGAGAGCGGCGGCTTCCGCCGACGGCGGCGAGGAGGAAGACAACAAAGCCGATGACAAAGTCTTCAAATGCTCCCAATGCCACAAAAGCTTTTCCCACCAGAAGAACTTGAAGCGACACAGCAGATGTCACGCCGGGGAGAAACTCATCAGCTGCTCGTTTTGCGCCCAGAAGTTCTCGCAGCGGGAACATTTGCTAGAACACGGCCGCGTCCACGCCGGGgacaaacctttttcctgctcggTGTGCCACATGACTTTCCGCTTTCACTCCACCTTTGTCAACCACATGCGGACGCACACGGGCGAGAAACCCTTCAGCTGCCAGCTGTGCCACGTGAGCTTCGGCGTCCACTCGTCGCTCCTGAGGCACGCGCGCACCCACTCGGGCGAGAAACCCTTCGCCTGCTCATTTTGCGATAAAAAGTTCCCCAGGAAAACAAGTTTGAAAGAACACACCAGGATccacaccggagagaaaccgTTCTCCTGCTCCAGGTGCGACATGACCTTCCGCTTTCGTTCCAAGCTGGTGAACCACGTGCGGACGCACACGGGCGAGAGACCGTTCGCCTGCTCCGTGTGCGGCAAAACCTTTGCTCAGAAGGAACATCTCAGGATCCACACGGTCACGCACACGGGGGAAAAAGCCTTTTCCTGCTCCGTGTGCCGTCAGCGATTCTCGGCCAAGAGCAGCTTGGTGACCCACATGAGGAcgcacacgggcgagaagcccTTCGGTTGTCGCCTGTGCCGGCTCAAGTTTGCCTACAAGTATCAGCTGGACAAACACGTGTGCGCTTGTGGCGAGAGCAGCGGCGCTCGAACGCACTGCGATGTTTAG